The Peromyscus eremicus chromosome 2, PerEre_H2_v1, whole genome shotgun sequence genome includes the window AAAAAGAACTCAGTATGCCTTAGGCCACCCCATCTTGTCTCCTCCCTGATCatatttatattctttctctTATAGCGCTGGCAAGTAGGGCTATGCACTGCTATTCCTAGTCAGAATCCTGAGAACCATCTTGAATACTACCCAATTCTCAGATCTCTTCCATAGTTGGATTTTTTCACTGGGACCTTTGGCTCCTCAATAATGACATgggatttattattaattatgaaagctcagtcgatagcttaggcttgtttctaacttgCTCTTATAACCTAACCTATtcctattaatttactttctgccttgtggTTTTATTACCTCAACTCCATAGtacccatcctgcttgctctgtgcctctgccttcttcttcccagtagtctctctgcctggaaatcctgcctagctattggccattcagctttttactaaaccaatcagacTGGCACATCTTtatacagtgtaaaggaatattccacaacatttccccctttttgtctaaataaaaaaggaaggttttaactctaacatagtaaaactatacaataagaacaattatcatgtaagaattacatttacaatgtccagtccatttgcatttggcaaatatagagaaaatactccattatctattctatcttagtccaaagttttatacctaaccCATTTTttgtcataacttgtattaccatgctgtggaacaatctttgtacactgaaAATATGTATTGTtctaattattaataataagttGATTGTCCAATGACTAGGCAGGATTTTCttgacagagagaatgctggaaagaagaagggtagagtcagaggaattgccagacagacagaaaggaagcagtACATGCAGAGAGTAAAAAGCAATGATCCTTGGGGCAATATGTgaattaatagatatgggttaatttaagttgtaagagttagtaacaagtctaagctattagctgatcatttataattaatattaagcctcttcatggttatttgggagcagctgctgagacagaaaaactctgcctacaaatggtgcccaaacaTCTGGCACCTACGTCCACATACAAcctgagaaaactttaaaaaggttctaaacacataaaaacagagccaaatgagGCTTCCTAGTTTCATGTCTCTCATGCCAGGTGCAGTACAGAGATACATCTCCTGGCAGCTGCCAGCACACCATGAGTTAAGCTGTAGAGCAGGTTCCCAGAGTCTTGCACACTGGCCACAGTAGAGAGGCCTCTTCCAGCCACTGCCTGTGGGCCTGAACTGCCAAAGCAAGCTTCACCAGCATGCTGCATGACAGGTTtggggttttgctcatgcagacagaaaaggctaCAGATGCTCAATAAAGACAGATCCAAATGGGAAAAAatctctaaatgggttacagtgtgtttaaaatgtaCAAAGGCTTGGTAGAGAAAAAgagggtatagacagtcataaaatgtgtgtgtgtgtttatagttttaaaataataaagtgaagttcttaaaaagggaataaagtaatataaaagaaaaagccacataaagatggaaaataaacagagagtctggatcctgtatgttattatgttgtctttaattttttgttgttgtttttgttttgttttttgagacagagttcctctgtgtagttttggtgagtgtcctggatcttgcttgtagaccaggctggcctcaaattcacagagatcctcctggctctgcctcctgagtgcttggattaaaggtgtgtgtcactgccaCCTGGCTTAATTTTTTAGGTTgttaagagacactggattatgaaagctgctagattaaaccaatttatatattttaaaaatatcttgactttaaaatggaagtcaaaaggtgtgttgctttgggggagaggtaatgcttttatttctcaggaaatgagaggctatggattcattccagaTTGATGTGGATCAGATTTGACTGGATAAGACCCCCTGAAATaaagaacataaagaaataaaaaaatataaaatgcataaCACAtagctcaaaaacaaaacaaaaaatctttaaCTGAATTGTACATACCACATATTCCATACTTATAatgtatattacctttaaaagtttatgtaatttcagagcaaggagacaagacaccaataaaaatggatgacccaggtgatccagcatctcaaaatgcctctgttactgTCTCCTTAGAACTCTGCATTCAAAACAGTTTCAAGGcactggctgagatggtccagcctcataaaCTACTCaagccaagacttaacaattatcctgattttctcaaggttacCCCAAAGATATCAatgcccacagacaacaggaagtcttcCAGAGaatgatgtccacattcccaaaagatgggttatggatgtttattatcattcaagggggttggttacaaattgtacttggtcttagtaaaaaaaaaaaaagctaaatgaaaGAGTTAAGTCAAATGTCtctctctaaaagaaaaaagtggataTTGATATAGAAACAATAGGAAAAAtgatatattattgaatctactttaatctcaaaataactattaattacaaaatattttacattggtatagattttggtttattaatacaaatttaatgtATTTGTACTAGACTATATGAATGTTTATACTCTTGTTTGGGATATTGtgcttatgtagctcatttaaaaatgtaatgtacaattcagaaatacaggttagtagttagtcatctataataattaaACTTGTAGTTATTTAGGTAAATTTTTAaggttaaacatatatatatttagacagatagatggtcttcaaacacttcaaagacctacagaatatggcatttaaaatattttaatacataaagAATTTTCTTGAAAGTGAGACAGgtctgctcctggctgcaccaatttacttcagagaagatgatgggcattcaagaaactccatatgaagtttgctttccttatggcaaaagctaACCATTTGGgaaaaaactgcccttgcctcaattgctgacagtatactacctaaactggaccagcaggacacaaaataaaGTGACTACCAAACTttaccaagacagggtaggacagtctttcaaaattcccggcttctcagaaaagtctgtcagatatactaggcctgtaggccaaagatagatgccccaatgttacaaaggaactttggatgactgtccagcatccagatgtccctgtcattagttAATATTTCACCCTgctggggtctttgatagagttgaagattagatagtcatagttaaagttttccttagttatgataaaaggtaaattaggtataaagccttagactcacaaagacaagataaataatagagtattttccctaatttgccaaataaaaatggactggtTATTGTAAcagtaattcttgcttgataactgtgtttattgtatataagtttactatgttaaagttaaaacccatttttaattagaaaaataggaggaaatgctgtgaaataatctttgtacactgtaaatatgtattgctcttattgttaataaaaagctgattgtccaatggctaggcaggatttgagGGGGTAGAGAGactgctgggaagaaggaaggtggagtcagaggagtcactagccagatggaaaggaagcaggacatgcaggagaggtaaaagccatgaacctcagggcagcacatagattaatagagatggattaatttaacttGTAAGAACTAGGTAGTAATAAGCTTAAACTATCaaccgagcatttataattaataataagtctctggatggttatttgggaagtgactgATGGAACAGAGCTGATCCCAGTCCTGATGAAAAACTCGACCAACATAATCATCCTAAgattatctttttagacctcaaaacatttttttgggttaaacaacttaagcttttatgttttcaACCTTATAAAATTACATCTCTTatgtaaatttcttttctgaatttggtaacaaggaaaactgtaaaactataactatctagtcttcaatcttcatcagagacccaagaaggataaaataatatttgagtaaacaggaagttcagagaaagcaacttccaaaactaagaaacagcagagatatctggctgcctgtacagtcacctcaaggttcctctgcaacattgggtcATCAGTCTTCAGCCTATGGGcataaaatatctgacagacttttctgtgaagaaggaattttgaaggactgccctacCTTGGCAAAATTTGGCAGACACTTTCCTTTGTATCTGGATTGTCCAGTTTGAACAGTATGCTGTCTgcaattgaggcaagggtagtttctttgcccagtggctaacttttgccacaaagaacacaaactccatatggagttgtttcaatgcccatcatcttctctgaagttaatttgtgctaccaggagcagacgtgtctcactgtcatgaaaaaccttatgtCACTAAAAcacttaaatgccatattctataggtctttgaagtgtttgaagaccatctatctatctaaaatgtatctgtttaactttgaaaacatacttatatgattacaagtttgattattatagatgactattaacctgcatttcttaactatacattacgttttttttttttttttttagttcataaaATTGAAGTTTATTTATTGGCAAACATTTAAATtagcacatttatttttatcaaaccaaaataaaaagagGTCAGATATATCACAAGACTATTTTTGGTTATTACAGATTTGAAATTGAGTCCCCTTTTCAAAGATCAGTGCTACTGTACCAGCTAACCCACTAAATTATCATCTTTGAAtaagaaaccaaaaataaaaggtaACACTTGAGAAAGGAAAATTATAGCTTCAAAATAAACGCGATTCTTCATTCCAAGAAATTACACGTTTTTCCTAATGTGAAGTAGAAAGGCTAATTACCTAGTAAAAATAATGCACATCTTAACTTAAAAAACCACACTGGGGgtgaaaaaacaataaaaagactttttttaattACATACAGGCCTCAGATGAATACAAGCAGATTTTTACAGCTAAACATGGAAGTGGTTTAGAGATACGGACATTATTAACGGGAGCTTTAAGCCTCCTGGAATTTGTTAAAGTACTTCCTAGTTCAACAAAAATTGTAACATTTCCATAATACACTATATATAAAGCAAAATTGTTTTTATCAATAATTTCTCTGTGAGTATAAAAAATCTAAGAACAATCCTACAAAGTAAACTATGGAGCAAAGTGTGGTCGGTCACAACATTCTCACAGCAGAAATAAGTGACTTCAATCTGAAGTTCGCAGACTGCCTAAGAACtccagacagaaaaggaaaactgTACAAGGGGGTGAGAGGTGGCAGACGCAGACCTAACGGCTGAAATGCCCCACCTTGGCTCAGTCTCCCTCACCATCTCACCATGTACAACAGCAAAGAGAGACTGATTATTATCAATACAGGGCCAGCGGAAAATGTCATTATGTTCTATCATATTttacataaaacttaaaaagaaattgaggaaaagctATACTTGTATCTCAAATGATTTCAAGAAAATCAGAGACGGGTGTGGTGTtggttgcatgcctttaatcggagcactgggagcagggagggagacagaggtgggtagatctctgtgagttcaaggccagcctggtctccatagtgaattccaggacagccagagctgtagagagaccctgtctccatgcCTCTCCCCAAAAAAGTCGTAATTTAAACAAGCATTTAAACTGTAGTACTCTAAGAAAAGCAGTAGCTAATTTAATGAAGCTTTATACTCATGTAATAAATGTCTTTGCTACCTTTTAAATATAGAAAGATTTCTTCCATTCTCcaaaatttacattaaaaagaaagaaagaaagaaagaaagaaagaaagaaagaaagaaagaaagaaagaaagaaagaaagaaagaaagaaaaaagagtactcaTCACAGGTGAAGAAACAGGTACAGATGAAATGATTTATAAAGTAATTCCGCCATTACCATACTGGGAACAGGGTTTCACCTCTTCCTCTCCACATGCACCGCAGACACATTAGTAAACATCAGTGAGGTGATGATAACGTTCACAGGGTAGGAGGAGAGGCACTTGATAACAACAGCACCTCAGGGGCTGGGGACAGCTTGCTGTAGAAAGCTTCCCTGGCATGAATGAGACCCTGGGGGTTCACTGTCCAGCATCactcaaggaagaagaaaaacaaaacacacacctcAACCAAATCCCTATTCTAGGGATTCCCCAAACTCCACTTCTCAGCTCGTAATGGGCATACTCACTCACATAAGACACACATCCTTTATATGGAACACTGACGTGGCCATTAACGGGAGAATGAAAACATGTCAACCTGCTCAGGACACCCACCAAGAGGGCAGGAGAAGGCTGGGCCTTCTACAACAGTTTATCCACTCGCTGTACTGATTCTGAGGACATCGACCTCCAGACTTCGCAGTGAGATAAACACTCTCATTTAAAACGTGGAAGGGAAGTGGAGGGTGTCAGGGAGTAAAGGAGGGGCTCAATGTTTACAGGGGATTCTGAATATTAGAAAAGGTTTCTGTCCGCCAAACAAAACTGGTTTAAAAACTTGAATCCTGTGAAGACCTTCGTATGAACATCAAGCTGCTACGACACACAAGCTGAAGCATCTGGAGACATTTTGTCACCTGCAGTCTCCCGGACAATCACAAAGTACTCAAAAATTCTTTGACCTTTTCCACCAGACTCTCATGCTTGTCTTTAAAGTCTTCATTGACATCCAGTGTGAGGATAGGCACCTCTTGAAGATACTCAAAGTTGGTTTTCAGAGTTCGATGAAGGAGCCAGCTTTCATGTTTATAGTGAAGTTTCTCTAAATACTCCAGAGGAATGCCttgttcttcatttcttccccGTAAATATATTCTACTTAAGCATTTCTCTGGAGTAGCTCGAAGGTAAATTATTCCATCCAGTTCAAGGCTTTGGCCGAACTGGCTGTTCATCCAGTCATGCCAGTCCTGGTATATTGTCCACTCTGTTTCATTCATGCAGTCAGACTCATACAAATTAGACGCAAAAATATACCTGTCACTATACACAGATCGTTCAAAAAATAACACAGGTTTCTCCACATCTTTGAGCTTGCCATTGAGAGCGGCCAGCTGAGCTCGGATCCGGCTGAGACAAGCGTAGGATTGGAAGGTGAAAGACCACCGTTCGGGCTTCTCGTACATCATTTGAAGAACATTCCCACCACTTTTCTGAGACGTTGTCAATTCCTCAAATTCATCTTGAGTATTTTGCACGTTGCACCATCTGGCGACAGGTTCAGGAACCACTTCCCAGTCCTCACAGACCTGCTTGAGGATATTCACAAAGGTTGACTTCCCAGCAGCGATGTTCCCCTCGATGGAGATCTTCTTGATGCGTGTCCCCTCGGAGCTGGTGGAGGGGGACGCGCAGAACCTCTTGGGCGGGGTGGCCATGCCTGGTTCGCGGCGGCTCGGGCGCGGGACCTGCAGGAGAGCGGCGGCGCGGGGAGCTGGGGACGGCGGCGTCACGCTCGCGCCGGTGGGACCCGCACTTTTCTACATTAcgtttttaaatgagctgcacaagcacaataccccaaatgAGTAAAAACATAATTTAGTATACCcaaattactttaaatttgtatcaatatattaaaatcaataccaatgtaaaatacctgagactagtggttgttcaaaagtaaacTCAATAACCAACCCTCTTATCTTAACATTTCTACATTATAGCCCCcctttttctctttagaaaaaggTCCTTGAATCCAATatcctttgttcagttttttttcctgaacatgatcaataacaacttgtaactaaccccCTTAAATGATGATAGACATCCACAATCCACTGAAGGACCAAAACAatccaccctacctcttgggaatgtgggcgtcatgttTTCTAGGCTGCTTCCTATTGTCTGGGGGCAATGACAtatttaggggaccctgagaaaagataatggtcaagtcctgggggaGCTAGCTGTTGTGCAGTCTCGGTGTGATGGGATAATGCAAGGCtgatctgaagtcctggctggaccATTTTTGcaagcagccttgaagctgttctggatacagaactctgagaaaactgcaacagaggcactctgagaggctggattgTGTGGGCCACCCGTTTTTATTGATGTCTGATtctcttgctctgaaaacacacaaacatttaaaggtaacatacatatctgcatttaCATAAGTATGATATGTGACGTGCATAAGTCAGTTAAGGATgatattttttgttctatgtttaagTAGGTAAAAAGCATCTGTCAACTTTAAAGAccatttggactgcataaccaaactgtaatataaatctctatccatgtcatatgaaaggatggcatgtgataataagtcatgaggagtctgtagccaacaagatttatcatgtctcatcttgTCTCTGAACTGTTCCCATGAAGAGGGATCAGCTTTCATGTcatctgtcctgtagtctttcttgacTTCCTCCCCCATGTTTGTAGACAAGATACTCAGGAGGTCTTCCCAGGTCAAATCTGTTTTCTGTTAACctagaaggaatccacagccttttgttttctgtggaaacaaaagcctaacctcttccccaatgtaatacattttttttgacttccatttttttttttttttggtttttcgagacagggtttctctgtgtagctttgcgcctttcctggaactcactttgtagcccaggctggccttgaacttacagagatccgcctggctctgcctcccgagtgctgggattaaaggtgtgcgccaccactgcctggcttgacttccattttaaagttaaggcattcctaaagtatataggttggtttaGTTCAGCAGTACCTTCCACAATTCAGTGTCTCCAGTAGCTGTTGTctgctcatcagcattcaaaaaaattcaaaattaacaaagcatTATATGAGGTCCAAACTCCCTGTGTtatatttcccatccttacaaggcttctttttttttttttatcattttacttctctttttaatgatttttattttgttatttttaaactattttttattactgtctataccttttttctttctttttttcttaaatatacccAAATTgctaaacacactgtaacctgtttagagttttttttttccatctgaccCTGTTTTGCTGTGTTTCTGTAATCCTTTCTGTCTATATGAGCAAAACCTTAAACTGCCATGCAGCTTAGCTTATGGCGTACTGGCGGCTCAAGCCAGCAGGCAGTGGCCAGGAGATGCATCTATGTACCATAGCCCCCATGAGAGACTCTAGGACTAGGAAGCCACGTtcggctccatttttgtgtgtttggaacatttttaaaagctttttcagGTCTTATGCAGAAATACATGCCCccatgttggatgccatttgtagtcaCACTTTTTTGTTGGGACCCTAATAATAACATGTagacttattattgattatgaaagctcagccgaTAACTTAGGATTGTTtcttactagctcttataacttaaatttctattaatttactttctacctCATGACTTTATTGTCTCATTTCCATagtgcccatcctgcttgctctgtgtctcctggtgtctctgccttcttcttcttcctaacatcctctctgcctagctattggtcattcagctttttattaaaccaatcagagtgacacatctttacatggtgtaaaggaatattccacaactcTCTTCCATCTGATGAGCCAATTAATCCTAAACCACCCCTTATCCCCACCTCCATGACTGTGGCCTGTGTCCAGGTCCCCACTTTTGTCCATCTTTTATTGCTTTGGCTTTTCTCTTCCACATTCATTGGTTTCTAATCTGTCTCTTATGCCGAAGGGATTTTCCATAAATTAGATTATACTATTCACTCAATTTAAAACCATTCACTGGGGGTGaggaagacctaagtttgattccctaGCACCCATCTTAAAAACTGAGCACTAGGGAAAGTtcggcagttaagagtacttgctgctcttccagatgaccagggttcaattcccagcacccatgtagtggctcacaaccatctgtaattccggTTCCAGGGACCTAGATGCTCTCTTATGGCCTCTGAGGTTACAcacatatggcacacacacacacacacacacacacacacacacacacggaaaatacccataaagtaaaataaaataaaataaaatttaagaaaatacccAAACTgacacctctaattccagttctGCAAATGTGGAGCAGAAGGATTCCTGGGACTTTCAGGCCATCTAGACCAgtgaaccagtgagctccaggttcagtgagagagatattctgtctcaaaaaataagatggagggtTGATGGGCTAGCTTAATGGGTAAAACTACTTGCCATCAaggctgatgatctgagttcagtacctgaacccacatggtggaaggagagaaatgactctgaAAAGTTGTTCTCTAGCTTCCACACACTCTGTGGCAGACAGGTGAGTGCTCTCAGAGACATCcacataatgaataaatgaatacatatatacatatagtagctatagaggaagatacctgacttcaatctctggcctacacatacgtggtaatattttatttgtgctgaaatgtgatattttattaaataaataaagtttgcctggagatcagaggtcacatagcaagccataaacagaagtcaggccaatcacatggcaggcagagtctctgtgtggtcaaggacacagccaagcgtggtgacacacacctttaatcccagtaccaaccatagagatctggaggtctgtatagacaggcagtgatgaggaagtgatgtggctgggcttagggacaatgagaaggcagaacaggaaggcaatgaAAGTGCTGATTAGACAGGAAaaactctctggggaagctacggtgtggtggtaagctaaggctagtcgtggctattcactat containing:
- the LOC131905032 gene encoding deoxycytidine kinase-like, translated to MATPPKRFCASPSTSSEGTRIKKISIEGNIAAGKSTFVNILKQVCEDWEVVPEPVARWCNVQNTQDEFEELTTSQKSGGNVLQMMYEKPERWSFTFQSYACLSRIRAQLAALNGKLKDVEKPVLFFERSVYSDRYIFASNLYESDCMNETEWTIYQDWHDWMNSQFGQSLELDGIIYLRATPEKCLSRIYLRGRNEEQGIPLEYLEKLHYKHESWLLHRTLKTNFEYLQEVPILTLDVNEDFKDKHESLVEKVKEFLSTL